A section of the Quatrionicoccus australiensis genome encodes:
- a CDS encoding FAD-binding and (Fe-S)-binding domain-containing protein — protein sequence MSALIQHLRQHLPDHQIIVDDLRRLAYGTDASFYRLIPQVITLIESENDVRTVLTAGRLHATPVTFRAAGTSLSGQAISSGILALIGEGFTGCEISADAGKVKVGPGIVGGEVNRRLAPLGKKIGPDPASIGAAKIGGIAANNASGMCCGTAQNSYRTLAGLRVVLADGSVLDTEDPLSVNAFSQSHAVLLGELERLGSDTRNNPKLAERIRHKFKIKNTTGYSLNALVDYEDPIDILSHLMIGSEGTLGFISSITYLTVVEDPCKASALVFFPDIRTACEAVIRLKPQPVAAVELLDRPALHSVENKPGLPAVMRELGEDAAALLIEVRAATVDALQEKISAVHTAIAGVATVEPMVFSTDPATCEMYWKVRKGTFPSVGAMRRTGTTVLIEDVAFPIESLADATLDLQGLLRQHGYHEAIIFGHALEGNLHFVFTQDFGDPAEVDRYARFMDDVCQLVVGKYDGSLKAEHGTGRNMAPFVELEWGKDAAELMRRIKNLFDPENLLNPGVIINDDPQAHLANLKPMPAAEDIVDRCIECGFCEPLCPSHRLTLSPRQRIVSVRELARREAQGLPAGSIGEDYAYMGLDTCAGCGLCSTACPVGIDTGDLTRRLRGRKMGETARTVNAWTGEHFGALASASRLGLKVGHAVSGVLGDNFLARISGGAWKKDMPHAGKAPVARQTQGDPVVYFPTCGGRIFGPADSGEKQLGDVIIELLERAGYRAILPAGFDNLCCGQMLASKGMAEEADAMANRLEAALMQASENGKYPVIMDASACSARMYKHLAGKLKLYDFHEFAHDALLPRLLITRQPGPVALHVNCSVKRTGAEAKLRTLLKACVEEVIEPAGVTCCGFGGDRGFAVPELNQHALRHIHTELPANCACGVSTNRTCEIGLTAETGLSYRSVAYLLEACSRKEGSMTC from the coding sequence ATGAGCGCCCTAATCCAGCACCTCCGCCAACACCTCCCAGATCACCAGATCATCGTCGACGATCTGCGTCGCCTCGCCTACGGCACCGACGCCAGTTTCTACCGCCTGATCCCGCAGGTGATCACGCTGATCGAATCGGAAAACGACGTGCGCACGGTGTTGACCGCTGGCCGGCTGCACGCCACGCCGGTGACTTTCCGCGCGGCCGGGACCAGCCTGTCCGGACAGGCGATCAGCAGCGGCATCCTGGCGCTGATCGGCGAGGGCTTTACCGGTTGCGAGATCAGTGCCGATGCCGGCAAGGTCAAGGTCGGGCCGGGCATTGTCGGGGGTGAGGTGAATCGGCGCCTGGCGCCGCTCGGCAAGAAGATCGGGCCGGATCCGGCGTCGATCGGGGCGGCCAAGATCGGTGGCATTGCCGCCAACAACGCTTCCGGCATGTGCTGCGGCACGGCCCAGAACAGTTACCGGACGCTGGCCGGCCTGCGCGTCGTGCTCGCCGATGGCAGCGTGCTCGACACCGAAGACCCGCTCAGCGTCAATGCCTTCTCGCAAAGCCATGCCGTGCTGCTCGGCGAACTCGAGCGACTGGGCAGCGATACGCGCAACAACCCGAAACTCGCCGAGCGCATCCGCCACAAGTTCAAGATCAAGAACACCACCGGCTACAGCCTCAATGCGCTGGTCGATTATGAAGACCCGATCGACATCCTGAGCCACCTGATGATCGGCTCGGAAGGGACGCTCGGCTTCATTTCCAGCATCACCTACCTGACCGTCGTCGAGGACCCGTGCAAAGCTTCCGCGCTGGTTTTCTTCCCCGACATCCGCACCGCCTGCGAAGCGGTGATCCGCCTCAAGCCGCAGCCGGTCGCCGCGGTCGAACTGCTCGACCGGCCCGCCCTGCATTCGGTCGAGAACAAGCCCGGCCTGCCGGCGGTGATGCGCGAACTGGGCGAGGATGCGGCCGCATTGCTGATCGAAGTGCGCGCCGCAACGGTCGACGCGCTGCAGGAGAAGATTTCCGCCGTGCATACCGCCATCGCGGGCGTCGCCACGGTCGAACCGATGGTCTTCTCGACCGATCCGGCGACCTGCGAGATGTACTGGAAAGTGCGCAAGGGCACTTTCCCCTCGGTCGGCGCCATGCGCCGCACCGGCACCACCGTGCTGATCGAGGACGTCGCCTTCCCGATCGAGTCGCTGGCCGACGCCACGCTCGACCTGCAAGGCCTGCTGCGCCAGCACGGCTACCACGAGGCGATCATTTTCGGGCACGCGCTGGAGGGCAACCTGCATTTCGTGTTCACGCAGGATTTTGGCGATCCGGCCGAGGTCGACCGCTACGCCCGCTTCATGGACGACGTCTGCCAGTTGGTGGTCGGCAAGTACGACGGCTCGCTCAAGGCCGAACACGGCACCGGCCGCAACATGGCACCCTTCGTCGAACTGGAATGGGGCAAGGACGCCGCCGAGCTGATGCGCCGCATCAAGAACCTGTTCGACCCGGAAAACCTGCTCAACCCCGGCGTCATCATCAATGACGATCCGCAGGCCCACCTCGCCAACCTGAAGCCGATGCCGGCCGCCGAGGACATCGTCGACCGCTGCATCGAATGCGGCTTCTGCGAACCGCTCTGCCCCTCGCACCGACTGACGCTCAGCCCGCGCCAGCGCATCGTCAGCGTGCGTGAACTGGCCCGCCGCGAAGCCCAGGGCCTGCCCGCCGGCAGCATCGGCGAGGACTATGCCTACATGGGCCTCGACACCTGCGCCGGTTGCGGCCTGTGCTCGACCGCCTGCCCGGTCGGCATCGACACCGGCGACCTGACCCGCCGCCTGCGCGGCCGCAAGATGGGCGAAACCGCCCGTACGGTCAACGCCTGGACGGGCGAACATTTCGGCGCGCTCGCCAGCGCCTCGCGCCTCGGCCTGAAAGTCGGCCATGCCGTTTCCGGCGTGCTCGGCGACAACTTCCTCGCCCGCATCTCCGGTGGCGCCTGGAAGAAGGACATGCCGCACGCCGGCAAGGCACCGGTTGCACGCCAGACCCAGGGCGACCCGGTAGTCTATTTCCCGACTTGCGGCGGCCGCATCTTCGGGCCGGCCGATAGTGGCGAGAAGCAACTCGGCGATGTCATCATCGAACTGCTCGAACGAGCCGGCTACCGCGCTATCCTGCCCGCCGGTTTCGACAATCTGTGCTGCGGCCAGATGCTGGCGAGCAAGGGCATGGCAGAAGAAGCCGACGCCATGGCGAACCGCCTCGAAGCTGCGCTGATGCAAGCCTCGGAAAACGGCAAGTACCCGGTAATCATGGATGCCAGCGCCTGCTCCGCCCGCATGTACAAGCATCTGGCCGGCAAGCTCAAGCTCTATGACTTCCATGAGTTCGCCCATGACGCGCTGTTGCCGCGCCTGCTGATCACCCGTCAGCCCGGCCCGGTGGCGCTGCACGTCAATTGCAGCGTCAAACGGACCGGTGCCGAGGCCAAGCTGCGCACCCTGCTCAAGGCCTGCGTCGAGGAAGTCATCGAGCCGGCCGGCGTCACCTGCTGCGGCTTTGGCGGCGACCGCGGCTTCGCCGTGCCGGAACTGAACCAGCACGCCTTGCGCCACATCCATACTGAACTGCCAGCCAACTGCGCCTGCGGCGTATCGACCAACCGCACCTGCGAAATCGGCCTGACCGCCGAAACCGGCCTGAGCTACCGCTCGGTCGCCTACCTGCTTGAAGCCTGTTCACGCAAGGAGGGCTCCATGACCTGTTGA
- a CDS encoding L-lactate permease, translated as MTWQMNVDPFDNIALSAFVAAIPILFLFWALAIKHMKGHFAALGGTSLALLIAIFVYGMPVDLAALATLYGGAFGLFPVCWIVITALFIYNMSVKTGQFEVIKNSLASISDDRRLQALLIAFSFGAFIEGAAGFGTPVAITAAMLAGLGFNPLYAASICLLANTAPVAWGAIGIPIVVGGQVAGIPDLALSQMVGRTLPLISFFVPLYLVVLMAGWKKGLEVWPACFVSGGSFALAQFLSSNSPLTAPLLPDLIASIASIICTVLFLKVWHPKESWHFDHEPKREGKAKLLYSGGQIFRAWAPFIILSLFVCAWGIKPVNQALDQITKQVFDFAFPIAGLDKLVIDQAGKAKPAVFKFNVLSAAGTAILFAWFFSIIVMGASLKTAGGVARDTLKTLQWPIITISTILGFAYIMNFSGMAITLGYAVATTGVAFPFFAALLGWLGVFMTGSDTSTNALFGKLQAVTAEKLGIDPVIAMSANTCGGVCGKMISPQSISVATGATGMVGRESEIFRFTFKHSLIMAMLVGVLHLLWAYVFPGIVPSYVKPVAAAAAAVANAAQAAINPDGLMWLGIFVAIISAVTFVSRRIGADLEAPVEGRDEVHFH; from the coding sequence ATGACTTGGCAAATGAATGTCGATCCATTCGACAATATCGCCCTGTCCGCGTTCGTCGCGGCCATCCCCATTCTTTTCCTGTTCTGGGCGCTCGCCATCAAGCACATGAAGGGGCACTTCGCCGCACTGGGCGGCACCTCGCTCGCGCTGCTGATCGCCATCTTCGTCTATGGCATGCCGGTTGACCTGGCCGCCCTGGCAACGCTCTACGGCGGCGCCTTCGGCCTCTTCCCGGTGTGCTGGATCGTCATCACCGCGCTGTTCATCTACAACATGTCGGTCAAGACCGGCCAGTTCGAGGTGATCAAGAACTCGCTCGCCTCGATCTCCGATGACCGCCGCCTGCAGGCCCTGCTGATCGCCTTCTCGTTCGGCGCCTTCATCGAGGGCGCCGCCGGTTTCGGCACGCCGGTCGCGATCACCGCGGCAATGCTGGCCGGGTTGGGTTTCAACCCGCTCTACGCGGCCTCGATCTGCCTGCTTGCCAATACCGCTCCGGTTGCCTGGGGCGCCATCGGCATCCCCATCGTCGTCGGCGGCCAGGTTGCCGGCATCCCCGACCTCGCGCTGAGCCAGATGGTCGGCCGCACGTTGCCGCTGATCAGCTTCTTCGTACCGCTCTATCTGGTCGTGCTGATGGCCGGCTGGAAAAAGGGTCTGGAAGTCTGGCCGGCCTGCTTTGTCAGTGGCGGCTCCTTCGCCCTGGCCCAGTTCCTGTCGTCGAATTCCCCGCTGACCGCACCGCTATTGCCCGACCTGATCGCCTCGATCGCGTCCATCATCTGCACCGTGCTTTTCCTCAAGGTCTGGCACCCGAAGGAAAGCTGGCACTTCGACCATGAGCCGAAGCGCGAAGGCAAGGCCAAGCTCTTGTACTCCGGCGGCCAGATCTTCCGGGCCTGGGCACCGTTCATCATCCTGTCGCTGTTCGTCTGCGCCTGGGGCATCAAGCCGGTTAACCAGGCACTCGACCAGATCACCAAACAGGTGTTCGACTTTGCCTTCCCGATTGCCGGCCTCGACAAGCTGGTCATCGACCAGGCCGGCAAGGCCAAGCCCGCCGTGTTCAAGTTCAATGTCCTGAGCGCTGCCGGCACCGCCATCCTGTTCGCCTGGTTCTTCTCCATTATCGTCATGGGCGCCTCGCTCAAGACCGCCGGCGGCGTCGCCCGCGACACCTTGAAGACCCTGCAGTGGCCGATCATCACGATCTCGACCATTCTCGGCTTCGCCTACATCATGAACTTCTCGGGCATGGCGATCACCCTGGGCTACGCGGTTGCCACGACCGGTGTCGCCTTCCCCTTCTTTGCCGCTTTGCTGGGCTGGCTGGGCGTATTCATGACCGGCTCCGACACCTCGACCAACGCGCTGTTCGGCAAGCTGCAGGCTGTCACCGCCGAGAAACTCGGCATCGACCCGGTCATCGCCATGTCGGCCAATACCTGTGGCGGCGTTTGCGGCAAGATGATCTCGCCGCAATCGATCTCGGTCGCCACCGGCGCGACCGGCATGGTCGGCCGCGAATCGGAAATCTTCCGCTTCACCTTCAAGCATTCGCTGATCATGGCAATGCTGGTCGGCGTGCTGCACCTGCTGTGGGCCTACGTCTTCCCGGGCATTGTGCCGAGCTACGTCAAACCGGTTGCCGCGGCTGCCGCTGCGGTCGCCAATGCCGCCCAGGCTGCGATCAACCCGGACGGCCTGATGTGGCTGGGCATTTTCGTTGCCATCATCAGCGCAGTGACCTTCGTATCGCGCCGCATCGGTGCCGATCTCGAAGCACCGGTCGAAGGCCGCGACGAGGTTCATTTCCACTGA
- a CDS encoding universal stress protein, which translates to MYKKIMVAIDDSETSRCALAEALHLARTSDAKLYITHVADETLMGMHGRTFSTSLNIDNAIKAIADAGQKLLDEAIKDAEGVDAETLLLEARNRRVSETLADKAREVGADLIVIGRHGQRGIATLILGSVAEQLAKIADASVLLVRKH; encoded by the coding sequence ATGTACAAGAAAATCATGGTTGCCATCGACGATAGCGAAACTTCCCGCTGTGCACTGGCCGAAGCCCTGCACCTGGCCCGCACCAGCGACGCCAAGCTCTACATCACGCACGTCGCCGACGAGACGCTGATGGGCATGCACGGTCGCACCTTCTCGACCTCGCTGAACATCGACAACGCCATCAAGGCGATTGCCGATGCCGGCCAGAAGCTGCTCGACGAGGCGATCAAGGATGCCGAAGGCGTCGACGCCGAAACCCTGCTCCTCGAAGCGCGCAACCGTCGCGTTTCGGAAACCCTGGCCGACAAGGCCAGGGAAGTCGGCGCCGACCTGATCGTGATCGGCCGCCATGGCCAGCGCGGCATCGCCACGCTCATCCTCGGCTCGGTGGCCGAACAACTGGCCAAGATCGCCGACGCCTCCGTCCTCCTCGTCAGAAAGCACTAA